The following proteins come from a genomic window of Nautilia profundicola AmH:
- a CDS encoding undecaprenyl-diphosphate phosphatase encodes MSIFDSIILGIVEGITEFLPISSTAHMIIVSTLLGLKQSVQNVAFEVIIQLGATLAIVLIYLEKINFKEINLWKKVLIAFMPLAVIGFLLRHQIKALFTIQTVAWMFIIGGIVFFIVEKIYSEEKVKIRDVEKVSLREALIIGFFQVFALIPGTSRSGATIVGGMLSGLSRKTAADFSFLLAIPTMFAASGYELLKNIDSFTNQNMTVLAVGFVVSFIASYIAVKLFLKYVQKYTLNAFGVYRIIFGIILLYLINQGIITS; translated from the coding sequence ATGAGTATTTTTGACAGTATCATATTAGGAATTGTAGAAGGAATCACCGAATTTTTACCTATTTCATCTACTGCACACATGATAATAGTTTCCACTCTTTTAGGACTTAAACAAAGTGTTCAAAACGTGGCTTTTGAAGTAATAATCCAGCTCGGTGCCACACTTGCAATTGTTTTAATATATCTTGAAAAAATAAACTTTAAAGAAATTAACCTTTGGAAAAAGGTGCTGATTGCATTTATGCCCCTTGCGGTAATAGGTTTTCTTTTAAGACATCAGATAAAGGCTCTTTTTACAATCCAGACGGTTGCGTGGATGTTTATAATCGGAGGAATTGTCTTTTTTATTGTTGAAAAGATCTATTCGGAAGAAAAAGTCAAAATCAGGGATGTTGAAAAAGTAAGCTTAAGAGAGGCACTGATTATAGGATTCTTTCAAGTTTTTGCCCTAATTCCCGGTACCAGCAGAAGCGGTGCAACTATTGTAGGCGGAATGCTAAGCGGGCTTAGCAGAAAAACGGCTGCGGATTTCAGTTTTTTACTTGCAATTCCCACAATGTTTGCGGCAAGCGGTTATGAGCTTCTTAAAAACATTGATTCTTTTACAAACCAGAATATGACGGTTTTAGCGGTAGGCTTTGTTGTAAGTTTCATAGCAAGCTATATAGCGGTTAAACTCTTTTTGAAATATGTTCAGAAATATACGCTAAACGCATTCGGGGTTTACAGAATTATCTTCGGTATTATTCTTCTGTATCTTATAAATCAGGGGATTATAACTTCTTAA
- a CDS encoding glycerophosphodiester phosphodiesterase yields MFKAFEKEHICIAHRGLRAFYPENTMPAFEKSLNRFDMFEFDVHYTKDLKPVVIHDGDLRELTDVSDRFDRYCVGELTLDEIKTLDNVSKFIKNNPFNKELNIQELSDMNKNSIPHLDEVLAFIKQHSFPANLEIKDSDIDEDYIIKDLRERIEKFGVKDLVLISSYNHGYIKKLQKYHTAALFDYEMKDLKAYLKDLNVCAYHIDIDNFNKKTVSELLKENIYTNVYTVNDKKKILDLFKMGVKGVFCDYFS; encoded by the coding sequence ATGTTTAAAGCGTTTGAAAAAGAACACATCTGTATAGCACACAGGGGATTAAGGGCTTTTTATCCAGAAAACACCATGCCTGCATTTGAAAAATCGTTAAACAGATTCGATATGTTTGAATTCGACGTACACTATACAAAAGATCTAAAACCTGTTGTGATACACGACGGGGATTTAAGAGAGCTTACGGACGTGTCGGACAGATTTGACAGATACTGCGTCGGTGAGCTTACTTTAGATGAGATAAAAACACTTGACAACGTATCAAAGTTTATAAAAAACAATCCTTTTAATAAAGAATTGAATATCCAAGAACTGTCGGACATGAATAAAAACTCCATTCCGCATCTTGATGAAGTACTGGCTTTTATTAAACAGCATTCATTTCCCGCAAATCTTGAAATTAAAGATTCTGATATTGATGAAGATTACATTATAAAAGATCTAAGGGAAAGGATTGAAAAGTTCGGAGTAAAAGACCTTGTGCTTATTTCATCTTATAATCACGGGTATATAAAAAAATTGCAAAAGTATCATACTGCGGCTCTTTTTGATTATGAAATGAAAGATTTAAAAGCGTATTTAAAAGATCTAAACGTATGTGCGTACCATATAGATATTGATAATTTTAATAAAAAGACAGTTTCGGAACTTTTAAAAGAAAATATTTACACAAACGTTTATACGGTAAATGATAAAAAAAAGATCTTAGATCTTTTTAAGATGGGGGTTAAAGGGGTGTTTTGCGATTATTTTTCCTGA
- a CDS encoding 3'-5' exonuclease, whose product MSLPQKIETLRLATVFNKKTREYAIEKLKKDKSYLLKCLSEDVKEDVIFRNYNDYLTSVVLEEEGKRERIKPIKRQKVFSTKEFLKFYIHDLENTPDEFKIQKVGVFDTETTDIYGYIISYAVVIQDMQSMDTEEIYDFLNPKAKISEEAYEVHKIKQEDIEHKPTFAEKKDEFLQIFDNLDMVVGHNVLYDFGVLKRELERAEHFPNIIDIPIFDTMYYSADVVVLEKKKMPRLEECVAFFFGKQNANYHDALEDVKMTLKVFNRLLQEK is encoded by the coding sequence TTGAGTTTACCTCAAAAGATTGAAACATTAAGACTTGCCACTGTTTTTAATAAAAAAACAAGAGAATATGCCATAGAAAAACTCAAAAAAGACAAATCATACCTGCTTAAATGCCTGAGTGAAGATGTAAAAGAAGATGTGATTTTCAGAAACTACAACGACTACCTGACATCTGTAGTGCTTGAAGAAGAAGGTAAACGCGAAAGAATAAAACCTATCAAACGTCAAAAGGTGTTTTCTACAAAAGAGTTTTTAAAATTCTACATACACGACCTTGAAAACACACCCGATGAATTTAAAATACAAAAAGTAGGCGTTTTCGATACGGAAACCACTGATATTTACGGATATATTATTTCATATGCGGTTGTTATACAGGATATGCAGAGTATGGATACCGAAGAGATTTACGATTTTTTAAACCCTAAGGCGAAAATCAGCGAAGAAGCGTATGAAGTTCATAAAATCAAACAAGAAGACATCGAACACAAACCTACATTTGCCGAAAAAAAAGATGAATTCTTACAGATTTTCGACAATCTCGACATGGTGGTGGGTCATAACGTGCTTTACGATTTCGGGGTTCTTAAAAGAGAGCTTGAAAGGGCGGAGCATTTCCCGAACATCATAGACATTCCGATATTTGACACAATGTACTATTCTGCCGACGTCGTAGTGCTTGAAAAGAAAAAAATGCCAAGACTTGAAGAATGTGTGGCGTTTTTCTTCGGTAAACAAAATGCAAATTACCACGACGCCCTGGAAGACGTTAAAATGACGCTTAAAGTATTCAACAGGCTTCTTCAGGAAAAATAA
- the carB gene encoding carbamoyl-phosphate synthase large subunit, producing the protein MPKREDIKTILLIGSGPIVIGQACEFDYSGVQAAKTLKSLGYRVVLVNSNPATIMTDPEFADATYIEPITADVVAKIIQKENVDAILPTMGGQTALNVAMEMYEKGMLEGIEFLGANPEAIKKGEDREEFKQAVERIGLDLAKSETAHTLDEAVEIAKNIGFPLIVRAAYTLGGLGSGVAYNMEEFKALAKTGIEASPINEIEILESMLGWKEYEMEVIRDRNDNCIIVCSIENVDPMGVHTGDSITVAPALTLTDKEYQKMRDASFAILREIGVDTGGSNVQFAVNPENGRMIVIEMNPRVSRSSALASKATGYPIAKIATLLAVGYTLDEIQNDITGTAASFEPVIDYVVTKIPRFTFEKFPQADATLTTSMKSVGEVMAIGRTFKESVQKALYSLETGLDGFEKIECDEETLVKNIRIPNENRLLYVAEAFRRGKSVEEIFDICKIDPWFLNQIKEIVELEKEITPAILENEDLLRKAKTYGFSDRMIAKLIGKTEEDVYQARKKLGVEIDYNEVDTCAAEFDTTTSYLYSSVNVTKNVPLRGSDLENDKKVLILGGGPNRIGQGIEFDYCCVHAAFALEDLGVKTIMYNCNPETVSTDYDTSDVLYFEPITFERVRNVVELERPDGVIVQFGGQTPLKLAKGLTRINANIIGTSAEVIDTAEDREKFSAFIEELGLNQPANGTAFTKEEAYKIAENIGYPVLVRPSYVLGGRAMRIVYNEDELKAYMDEAVSVSNESPVLIDKFLDRAIELDVDAISDTKEVYIGGIMQHIEEAGIHSGDSACSLPTVSISEDKLKEIENATKQIALKLGVKGLLNIQYALHRDKLYLIEVNPRASRTVPFVSKATGLPLAKVATRVMWNLAHNPEINGGKVLQEALNFYDKFGVVTFDGNVFKPKQKGHIAVKEAVFPFNKLPGADLILGPEMKSTGEVMGISDSFGESFAKSQAACKNFLPTSGKVFISLTNIDKEFAPALAKALKNHGFEIVATSGTYKVISEAGIECERVLKISEGRPNIVDMIKNEEIALVINTSDNKASKDDAKIIRREVLNQGIPYFTTIAAAFAAVEAIEFLQTSEEKVKSIQDYFKN; encoded by the coding sequence ATGCCAAAAAGAGAAGATATTAAGACCATACTGCTTATAGGTTCCGGTCCGATCGTAATAGGACAGGCTTGCGAATTCGACTATTCAGGCGTTCAGGCCGCAAAAACACTTAAATCATTAGGATACAGAGTTGTTCTTGTAAACTCAAACCCGGCTACAATTATGACAGACCCGGAGTTTGCCGACGCTACATATATCGAGCCGATTACCGCCGATGTTGTGGCTAAAATTATTCAAAAAGAAAATGTTGATGCGATTCTTCCTACAATGGGAGGGCAGACAGCACTTAATGTCGCAATGGAAATGTATGAAAAAGGAATGCTTGAAGGTATTGAATTTTTAGGGGCAAACCCGGAAGCGATTAAAAAGGGTGAAGACAGAGAGGAGTTTAAACAGGCCGTTGAGAGAATAGGTCTTGATTTGGCAAAAAGTGAAACCGCCCATACGCTTGATGAAGCTGTTGAAATAGCAAAAAACATCGGATTTCCTCTGATTGTCAGAGCCGCATATACACTTGGAGGACTTGGAAGCGGTGTTGCTTACAATATGGAAGAATTTAAAGCGCTTGCAAAAACGGGTATCGAAGCCAGCCCTATTAACGAAATTGAGATTCTTGAATCAATGCTTGGCTGGAAAGAATACGAAATGGAAGTTATCAGGGACAGAAATGATAACTGTATAATTGTGTGTTCTATAGAAAACGTTGATCCTATGGGTGTGCATACGGGTGACAGTATTACGGTTGCACCGGCACTTACGCTCACTGACAAAGAATATCAGAAAATGAGGGATGCATCTTTTGCAATTCTAAGAGAAATCGGTGTTGATACGGGTGGAAGTAACGTTCAGTTTGCGGTAAACCCTGAAAACGGTAGAATGATCGTAATCGAAATGAATCCGAGGGTTTCAAGAAGTTCGGCCCTTGCATCAAAAGCTACCGGTTATCCTATTGCAAAAATAGCGACTCTTTTAGCTGTGGGATACACGCTTGACGAAATTCAAAACGATATTACCGGCACAGCAGCGAGCTTTGAACCTGTAATAGACTATGTTGTTACTAAGATTCCTAGATTTACGTTTGAAAAGTTCCCTCAGGCTGACGCAACGCTTACAACTTCAATGAAAAGTGTTGGTGAGGTTATGGCGATAGGAAGAACGTTTAAAGAATCAGTTCAAAAAGCCCTATATTCACTTGAAACCGGACTTGACGGATTTGAAAAAATCGAATGCGATGAAGAGACACTTGTAAAAAACATAAGAATTCCTAATGAAAACAGGCTTCTTTATGTTGCGGAAGCGTTCAGAAGAGGCAAAAGCGTAGAGGAAATTTTTGATATATGCAAAATTGATCCGTGGTTTTTAAATCAGATTAAAGAAATTGTTGAACTCGAAAAAGAAATAACACCGGCGATTTTAGAAAATGAAGATCTTTTAAGAAAAGCCAAAACATACGGATTTAGCGATAGAATGATTGCAAAACTTATAGGCAAAACCGAAGAGGATGTATATCAGGCAAGAAAAAAATTAGGCGTTGAAATCGACTATAACGAAGTTGACACTTGTGCGGCCGAGTTTGATACGACTACAAGTTACCTTTATTCAAGTGTAAACGTTACCAAAAACGTGCCATTAAGAGGAAGCGATCTTGAAAATGATAAAAAAGTTCTTATTTTAGGCGGCGGACCGAACAGAATTGGACAGGGAATTGAATTCGACTACTGCTGTGTACACGCGGCTTTTGCACTTGAAGATTTAGGCGTTAAAACAATCATGTACAACTGCAACCCTGAAACGGTTTCAACGGATTATGATACAAGCGACGTGCTATATTTTGAACCTATTACGTTTGAAAGAGTAAGAAACGTAGTTGAGCTTGAAAGACCGGACGGTGTTATCGTTCAGTTCGGGGGGCAGACTCCTCTTAAACTTGCAAAAGGTCTTACAAGAATCAACGCTAATATTATAGGAACATCCGCTGAGGTGATCGATACGGCTGAAGACAGGGAAAAATTCTCAGCGTTTATTGAAGAACTCGGTCTTAATCAGCCAGCAAACGGTACTGCGTTTACAAAAGAAGAAGCATATAAAATTGCGGAAAATATAGGTTATCCGGTACTTGTTAGACCAAGTTACGTGCTTGGCGGAAGAGCTATGAGAATCGTTTACAACGAAGACGAACTAAAAGCGTATATGGATGAAGCGGTAAGCGTTTCAAACGAAAGCCCGGTACTTATAGACAAATTCCTCGATAGAGCCATCGAACTTGACGTAGACGCTATTAGTGATACCAAAGAAGTGTATATCGGCGGTATTATGCAGCATATCGAAGAAGCAGGGATTCATTCAGGGGACAGTGCGTGTTCGCTTCCGACAGTTAGCATCAGCGAAGATAAACTAAAAGAAATCGAAAACGCAACTAAACAGATAGCTCTTAAACTTGGTGTAAAAGGACTTTTAAATATCCAGTATGCTCTTCACAGAGATAAACTATATTTAATCGAAGTTAACCCGAGAGCAAGTAGAACGGTACCTTTCGTATCAAAAGCTACCGGGCTTCCTTTGGCAAAAGTGGCTACAAGAGTTATGTGGAATTTAGCACATAACCCTGAAATAAACGGAGGCAAAGTACTTCAAGAAGCACTCAATTTTTACGATAAATTCGGTGTTGTAACGTTTGACGGTAATGTGTTTAAGCCGAAACAAAAAGGACATATTGCCGTTAAAGAAGCAGTGTTCCCGTTCAATAAACTGCCTGGAGCGGATCTGATTTTAGGACCTGAAATGAAATCAACCGGTGAAGTTATGGGAATTAGTGATAGTTTTGGAGAAAGTTTTGCAAAATCACAGGCGGCTTGTAAAAACTTCCTTCCGACAAGCGGAAAAGTGTTTATTTCACTTACTAATATAGATAAAGAATTTGCACCGGCTCTTGCAAAAGCACTTAAAAACCACGGTTTTGAAATTGTTGCTACAAGCGGTACTTATAAAGTAATAAGCGAAGCCGGAATAGAATGTGAAAGAGTACTTAAAATCAGTGAAGGCAGACCGAATATAGTAGATATGATTAAAAATGAAGAAATCGCACTTGTTATCAATACAAGCGATAATAAAGCAAGCAAAGACGACGCTAAAATCATAAGACGCGAAGTGTTAAATCAGGGAATTCCATATTTTACAACAATTGCAGCGGCATTTGCTGCGGTTGAAGCAATTGAATTCTTACAGACAAGCGAAGAAAAAGTTAAATCTATCCAGGATTACTTCAAAAATTAA